A genome region from Alicyclobacillus acidocaldarius subsp. acidocaldarius DSM 446 includes the following:
- a CDS encoding toprim domain-containing protein gives MDVIRRSHLRRAAWAARDDGRKLSDMRTHATSRKVIIVEGKTDKSRILKVLREEVDVVCTQGTLSYEQVENDIVPLQHDEVYILVDADAAGNRLRKQLKRELPNAIDLYTRKSYREVARTPLEHLAKILADAHFEIDEQWLQVRPPRRERVPKTVHG, from the coding sequence ATGGACGTGATCCGACGAAGTCACCTTCGCCGCGCGGCCTGGGCCGCGCGCGATGACGGAAGGAAGTTGAGCGACATGCGGACGCACGCGACTTCGCGAAAAGTCATCATCGTCGAAGGCAAGACGGACAAGTCGAGAATTCTGAAGGTGCTGCGCGAAGAGGTGGACGTGGTGTGCACGCAGGGCACGCTGAGCTACGAGCAGGTAGAAAACGACATCGTCCCGCTGCAGCACGACGAGGTGTATATCCTGGTGGACGCAGATGCGGCTGGGAATCGGTTGCGCAAGCAGCTGAAGCGAGAACTGCCGAACGCGATCGACCTCTACACGCGCAAATCGTATCGCGAGGTTGCCCGCACGCCGCTCGAACACCTTGCGAAGATTCTTGCGGACGCTCACTTTGAGATCGATGAGCAGTGGCTGCAGGTGCGGCCGCCCCGACGGGAGCGGGTGCCGAAGACGGTTCACGGATGA
- the map gene encoding type I methionyl aminopeptidase, producing MQGLITLKSRHEQNLMREAGKVVAGCHEALRSFIRPGIRTIDIDQFVEDFIRRYRMEPAQKGYRGYPFASCTSVNDVICHGFPGEYVLQEGDIVTVDMVAVHKGLHADSAWSYAVGEVSETARRLLDVTRRALYIGIEQAIPGNHISDIGHAIQTYVEAQGFSVVRDYIGHGIGRQMHESPEVLHFGPPHRGPKIRKGMAFTVEPMVNVGTYETKLDPDGWTARTADGSLSAQYEHTLIITDEGPEIITKQDGE from the coding sequence ATGCAAGGTTTGATCACGCTGAAGAGCCGGCACGAACAAAATCTGATGCGAGAGGCCGGAAAGGTGGTCGCAGGCTGCCACGAGGCGCTGCGCAGCTTCATCAGGCCCGGCATTCGGACCATCGACATTGACCAGTTTGTCGAGGACTTCATCCGCCGGTACCGCATGGAGCCCGCACAGAAGGGCTACCGAGGCTATCCCTTCGCCTCGTGCACGTCGGTCAACGACGTCATCTGCCACGGCTTCCCGGGCGAGTACGTCCTTCAGGAGGGCGACATCGTCACGGTGGACATGGTCGCGGTGCACAAGGGGCTTCACGCCGACTCCGCCTGGAGCTACGCCGTCGGCGAGGTCAGCGAGACGGCGCGCCGGTTGCTCGACGTGACGCGCCGCGCGCTCTACATCGGGATTGAACAGGCGATTCCAGGCAACCACATCTCGGATATCGGCCACGCCATTCAGACCTATGTCGAGGCGCAGGGGTTCTCCGTCGTGCGCGATTACATCGGCCATGGCATCGGGCGCCAGATGCACGAGAGCCCCGAGGTCCTGCATTTCGGCCCGCCGCACCGCGGGCCGAAGATCAGAAAGGGCATGGCGTTCACCGTGGAACCCATGGTCAACGTCGGTACATACGAGACCAAGCTCGATCCCGACGGCTGGACGGCTCGCACCGCCGATGGCAGTTTGAGCGCGCAGTACGAACACACGCTCATCATCACGGACGAAGGCCCCGAGATCATCACCAAGCAGGACGGCGAGTGA
- a CDS encoding phage holin family protein, translated as MHILGHIVRFIVSALVLLLVSHIVHGFYIHGFWRAIIAAIVITLLGLAMEALFGRRISPYGRGIIGFISGAIVIYVAQIFVHGMHVSIIGALLASLVIGIIDLFIPTSFRRPRND; from the coding sequence ATGCATATCCTTGGTCACATTGTCCGCTTTATCGTCTCTGCATTGGTCCTGTTGCTCGTCAGCCATATCGTCCACGGCTTTTACATCCACGGATTCTGGCGCGCCATCATCGCCGCGATTGTCATCACGCTGTTGGGATTGGCCATGGAAGCCCTGTTCGGGCGGAGGATCTCGCCGTACGGGCGAGGCATCATCGGCTTCATCAGCGGCGCCATCGTCATCTATGTCGCGCAGATCTTCGTGCACGGCATGCACGTGAGCATCATCGGCGCCCTGTTGGCGTCGCTCGTCATCGGCATCATCGACCTGTTCATCCCGACGAGCTTCCGCCGGCCGAGAAACGACTGA
- the acpS gene encoding holo-ACP synthase, translating to MRRLILGIGNDVIEIRRIRAALERRGEAFVQRVLAPEERLLAAGISDAARFAEFVAGRFAAKEAVAKAAGCGLARLSMPHVAVLLGREGLQVAWKPPSALWDRFGPPDAARVRIHLALTHGAGIAFAVAALEQL from the coding sequence GTGAGGCGCTTGATCCTCGGAATCGGCAACGACGTGATCGAGATCCGCCGCATTCGCGCGGCGCTCGAGCGGCGAGGCGAGGCGTTCGTCCAGCGCGTGCTCGCCCCGGAAGAACGTCTCCTCGCGGCCGGCATCTCCGACGCGGCCAGGTTCGCGGAGTTTGTGGCGGGCCGATTTGCAGCGAAGGAGGCCGTCGCGAAGGCCGCTGGCTGCGGCCTCGCTCGCCTGTCCATGCCGCACGTGGCCGTATTGCTTGGCCGCGAGGGCTTGCAGGTCGCCTGGAAGCCGCCATCCGCGCTTTGGGACCGATTCGGTCCGCCGGATGCCGCCCGCGTTCGGATTCATCTCGCCCTCACCCACGGCGCCGGCATCGCGTTCGCCGTCGCCGCCTTGGAGCAGTTGTGA
- a CDS encoding bifunctional ADP-dependent NAD(P)H-hydrate dehydratase/NAD(P)H-hydrate epimerase, with product MYLVTSDEMRCFDHDTIHRLGVPAIVLMDHAGRAIAERVRELRPDKVVVLCGKGMNGGDGWVAARWLRHAGIEVEVLSSCDPAALQGDARAAQQMAERFGVPWRVYEPGSLHQALSGFDQGGRRRAVLIDALLGTGVSRPAEGVIAQMIEEANASSAYIVSADLPSGVDASTGEVPGPAIAAHETIAMAAEKLGTAVTPGAIHAGRVRVADVGIPVDPARVRASYVSPAAFGRRFGFRSAMSHKGTFGKVGIALGQMPGASRLASLAALRAGAGLVVVAGARVEASLFAPDVVVREGGDPAQLLQDVDAVIVGPGLGLLGREARTWLYDLVRAGVARGVIDAEALAAVAHAGQFDPVAGEFVLTPHPKEAARMLGWDARQVQARRLEAARTIAARSQAVTLLKGHRTVIAHPDGRVRVNPTGSSALAVAGTGDVLAGVIGALIAQGLDAFDAASIGAWLHGRAGERAGEDLTEVAVTASDVIARLPDAVRAYRAEMGASE from the coding sequence GTGTATCTCGTCACGAGTGATGAAATGCGGTGTTTCGATCACGACACCATCCATCGCCTGGGCGTCCCGGCCATCGTCCTGATGGATCACGCGGGCCGCGCCATCGCCGAGCGCGTCCGGGAACTCCGGCCGGACAAAGTGGTGGTCCTGTGTGGCAAGGGCATGAACGGCGGCGACGGCTGGGTTGCGGCGCGATGGCTGCGCCACGCGGGCATCGAGGTCGAAGTGTTGTCCTCGTGCGATCCGGCCGCCCTTCAGGGCGACGCGCGCGCCGCACAGCAGATGGCGGAGCGGTTTGGCGTCCCGTGGCGGGTCTACGAGCCGGGGAGCCTCCACCAGGCGCTCTCGGGCTTCGACCAGGGCGGACGCCGTCGCGCCGTGCTCATCGACGCGCTCCTAGGCACCGGGGTTTCCCGCCCCGCCGAAGGCGTGATCGCGCAGATGATTGAGGAGGCCAACGCGTCTTCGGCGTACATCGTGAGCGCTGACCTTCCGTCCGGCGTCGACGCGTCCACCGGGGAGGTCCCTGGGCCTGCCATCGCGGCGCACGAGACCATCGCCATGGCGGCGGAGAAGCTCGGCACGGCGGTGACGCCCGGCGCCATCCACGCCGGCCGCGTGCGCGTGGCAGACGTCGGTATCCCTGTCGATCCGGCGCGCGTCCGGGCGTCCTACGTGTCGCCCGCGGCCTTTGGCCGCCGGTTCGGCTTCCGCAGCGCCATGAGCCACAAGGGCACCTTCGGCAAGGTGGGCATCGCCCTCGGCCAGATGCCGGGCGCGAGCCGGCTCGCCTCGCTCGCTGCGCTTCGCGCAGGCGCGGGACTGGTAGTCGTCGCGGGCGCTCGTGTGGAAGCGTCGCTGTTCGCGCCCGATGTCGTCGTTCGGGAAGGCGGCGATCCCGCCCAGCTGCTGCAGGACGTGGACGCCGTGATCGTCGGTCCGGGGCTTGGGCTGCTCGGCCGCGAGGCGCGCACGTGGCTGTACGATCTCGTCCGGGCGGGCGTGGCGCGCGGAGTCATTGACGCGGAGGCGCTCGCGGCCGTGGCGCACGCGGGCCAGTTTGATCCGGTGGCGGGCGAGTTTGTCCTGACGCCCCATCCCAAGGAGGCCGCGCGCATGCTCGGCTGGGACGCGCGCCAGGTGCAGGCGCGGCGGCTCGAGGCCGCGAGGACCATCGCCGCCCGCAGTCAGGCGGTGACGCTCCTCAAGGGGCACCGGACCGTCATCGCGCACCCCGATGGGCGGGTGCGAGTGAATCCCACCGGATCGAGCGCGCTCGCGGTGGCGGGGACGGGCGACGTGTTGGCCGGCGTCATCGGCGCGCTCATCGCGCAGGGTCTGGACGCGTTCGACGCCGCCTCCATTGGCGCCTGGCTGCACGGCCGGGCCGGCGAGCGCGCAGGGGAAGATCTGACGGAGGTCGCCGTCACGGCTTCGGACGTCATTGCGCGGCTGCCGGACGCGGTGCGCGCGTATCGCGCGGAGATGGGCGCCTCGGAGTGA
- a CDS encoding LolA family protein, whose translation MAEKGEVAMRKLTAVLLSLALAGGVVAGCGIPGTTSSVSHKIQSEAQALENKNYQSEAIMTVQMDNNVQKYFVRVSYESKDMYKIELGNADKQINQVIVRTPNGMFIVSPSLGKVFRFNGNWAQNQGQIYLYDQLLQRIASDKSVKVSREKDAYAFEVPVVPASDVVSREQIVLSKDLKPQSVTLLDKNGKAAVVITYQSFETGVEFPKNAFDPQTIAQAGQAAKPTLASDHAFDYIEPPAMYGTKLTDLAQPDESSIIMRYQGGGHHYVLTESALTPGAAGLPSAELVDLYGVPAIYDEAPGTRVANLTWMQNGIEFDLTSNDLSLPELENIAISTFAEVGK comes from the coding sequence GTGGCGGAGAAAGGCGAGGTGGCTATGCGAAAGCTAACGGCAGTCCTGTTGTCGCTCGCCCTCGCGGGGGGCGTCGTCGCTGGCTGCGGCATCCCCGGCACCACCAGTTCCGTGAGTCACAAGATCCAGTCGGAGGCGCAGGCCCTCGAGAACAAGAACTACCAGAGCGAGGCCATCATGACGGTGCAGATGGACAACAACGTCCAGAAGTACTTCGTGCGCGTCTCCTACGAGTCGAAAGACATGTACAAGATCGAGCTCGGCAACGCAGACAAGCAGATCAATCAGGTCATTGTCCGCACGCCCAACGGCATGTTCATCGTGAGCCCGTCGCTCGGGAAGGTGTTCCGCTTCAACGGCAACTGGGCGCAGAACCAGGGGCAGATTTACCTCTACGATCAGCTCCTGCAGCGGATTGCGTCCGACAAGTCCGTGAAGGTGAGCCGGGAGAAGGACGCCTACGCGTTCGAGGTGCCCGTGGTCCCCGCGAGCGACGTGGTCAGCCGAGAGCAAATCGTGCTCTCGAAAGACCTGAAGCCGCAGTCGGTCACGTTGCTCGACAAGAACGGCAAGGCCGCGGTCGTCATCACGTACCAGTCGTTCGAGACCGGCGTCGAGTTCCCGAAGAATGCCTTCGATCCGCAGACCATCGCGCAAGCCGGGCAGGCCGCCAAACCCACCCTCGCATCCGATCACGCCTTCGACTACATCGAACCACCGGCCATGTACGGCACGAAGCTCACCGATCTCGCCCAGCCCGACGAGTCGAGCATCATCATGCGCTACCAGGGCGGCGGCCATCACTACGTCCTGACGGAGTCGGCGTTGACCCCAGGCGCTGCGGGGCTGCCGAGCGCCGAATTGGTGGACCTGTACGGGGTCCCGGCGATTTACGACGAGGCGCCCGGCACCCGAGTCGCCAATCTGACCTGGATGCAAAACGGCATCGAGTTCGACCTCACGTCCAACGATCTCTCGCTGCCCGAGCTCGAGAATATCGCCATCTCCACGTTCGCCGAGGTCGGAAAGTGA
- the alr gene encoding alanine racemase, with amino-acid sequence MYRPLFAVIDLAHLSHNIRYLKSRLRPGASLMVAVKADAYGHGVRAVVGRLVREGVHHVAVASLEEALEIRAFHRGVNILVLGAVTPDACMKAAEAEVEIALTDLSPIDEIPRLPKRLRVHLPLDTGMNRLGVKRTDEAVALARAIAKREDLELVGAGTHLAAADAEDPAHAAGQMERLGAFVRALEQAGLRPPRIHAGNSAALLRNPAWHLDMVRVGIAAYGYSPDPSVLPAPSLRPVMSLYAGVLRVAQAQPGETVGYGATFTVTRPMTIATVAGGYADGYPRHLSNEGEVLVRGEFRPVIGRVCMDQLMVDVTGLDVATGDVVALFGYDAPALWRAGWWSRLRPEERVARVQETYRMASNLGERRVLSLHRLAERAQTIPYEILCRVHRRVPRVVCD; translated from the coding sequence ATGTACCGGCCCCTGTTTGCCGTGATCGATCTCGCCCATCTTTCCCACAACATCCGGTATCTGAAAAGCAGGTTGCGCCCGGGCGCGAGCCTCATGGTGGCGGTCAAGGCGGATGCCTACGGACACGGCGTGCGCGCGGTGGTGGGCCGGCTTGTGCGCGAGGGGGTGCACCACGTGGCCGTGGCTTCGCTCGAGGAGGCGCTCGAGATCCGCGCGTTCCATCGCGGCGTGAACATCCTGGTCCTGGGCGCGGTGACGCCGGACGCTTGCATGAAGGCCGCGGAGGCCGAGGTCGAGATCGCCCTGACCGACCTGAGCCCCATCGACGAGATTCCGCGACTGCCGAAGCGGCTTCGAGTCCACCTGCCGCTCGACACAGGCATGAACCGGCTCGGGGTCAAGCGAACGGACGAAGCCGTGGCGCTCGCGCGGGCCATCGCAAAGCGAGAGGATCTGGAATTGGTGGGTGCGGGCACGCACCTGGCCGCCGCTGATGCGGAAGATCCCGCGCACGCGGCGGGGCAGATGGAGCGCCTCGGGGCGTTTGTGCGCGCGCTCGAGCAGGCGGGACTTCGCCCACCGCGCATCCACGCCGGGAACAGCGCGGCGCTCCTGCGCAATCCCGCCTGGCACCTCGACATGGTGCGCGTCGGGATCGCCGCGTACGGCTATTCGCCCGATCCGTCGGTCCTCCCGGCGCCCTCGCTGCGCCCGGTGATGAGCCTTTACGCGGGCGTGCTGCGCGTCGCGCAGGCACAGCCTGGGGAAACCGTGGGGTACGGCGCGACCTTCACGGTGACGCGGCCCATGACCATCGCCACCGTTGCGGGCGGGTACGCGGACGGCTATCCGCGGCACCTGTCGAACGAGGGCGAGGTGCTCGTGCGCGGCGAGTTTCGGCCTGTGATCGGCCGCGTCTGCATGGATCAGCTGATGGTGGACGTGACGGGGCTCGACGTGGCGACGGGCGACGTGGTGGCGCTCTTCGGCTACGATGCGCCCGCCCTCTGGCGCGCGGGGTGGTGGAGCCGCCTGCGCCCGGAAGAACGTGTGGCCCGCGTGCAGGAAACGTATCGAATGGCGTCGAATTTGGGAGAGAGGCGCGTGTTGTCGCTTCACCGGCTGGCGGAGCGGGCGCAGACCATCCCGTACGAGATCTTGTGTCGCGTGCACCGCCGCGTGCCGCGCGTCGTGTGCGATTGA
- a CDS encoding type II toxin-antitoxin system PemK/MazF family toxin: MNVRRGDIFFADLSPVVGSEQGGFRPVLVVQNDIGNRFSPTVIVAAITAQIQKAKLPTHVEIKAEKYGLERDSVILLEQLRTIDKQRLTDKITHLDDEAMKLVNEGLLISLGLVDF; this comes from the coding sequence TTGAATGTCAGGCGTGGGGACATCTTCTTTGCGGATCTGTCGCCCGTGGTCGGCTCGGAGCAAGGAGGATTTCGCCCCGTACTCGTGGTGCAAAACGACATCGGCAACCGCTTCAGCCCGACGGTGATTGTGGCGGCCATCACCGCGCAGATCCAGAAGGCCAAGTTGCCGACGCACGTGGAGATCAAGGCCGAGAAGTACGGTCTGGAGCGCGATTCCGTGATTCTGCTCGAGCAGCTGCGCACCATCGATAAGCAGCGCCTGACCGACAAGATCACGCATCTGGACGACGAAGCGATGAAGCTCGTCAACGAGGGGCTGTTGATCAGCCTCGGCCTGGTGGATTTCTGA
- a CDS encoding adenosylhomocysteinase produces MPQPKPSMIRNPDAYPSGEQKIEWARAHMPLVGEIERRFAEERPFLGKRISMCLHLEAKTARLALAIQAGGAEVAIAGSNPLSTQDDVAAALARRGVRVYAWHGATPEEYRSHLEAVLDWEPEGVIDDGADLATILHRERPEQAAKIRGGCEETTTGILRLRAMAREGVLRYPMLAVNDAQCKHLFDNRYGTGQSVWDGFMRTTNLMIAGKTVVVVGYGWCGKGVAMRARGLGAQVVVCEVDPIRAVEAVMEGFRVMPIREAAEIGDIFIAVTGNKAVISRDAMERMKDGAILGNAGHFDVEVDKAALADLAVEVRTARPNVDEYRLADGRRLYLIAEGRLVNLAAGDGHPVEVMDMTFALQALGLREVMTKSYPPGLHAIPAHMDEEVARMRLSTWGMEIDELTEAQKRYLASWNA; encoded by the coding sequence ATGCCGCAACCGAAGCCATCCATGATCCGCAACCCGGACGCCTATCCTTCGGGCGAACAGAAAATCGAGTGGGCGCGGGCGCACATGCCGCTCGTGGGCGAGATCGAGCGCCGGTTCGCAGAGGAAAGGCCGTTTTTGGGCAAGCGCATCTCCATGTGCCTGCACCTCGAGGCGAAGACGGCAAGGCTCGCCCTGGCGATTCAGGCCGGGGGTGCCGAAGTGGCCATCGCCGGGTCGAACCCGCTGTCCACCCAGGACGACGTCGCGGCGGCCCTGGCGCGCCGCGGCGTGCGCGTGTACGCGTGGCACGGGGCGACGCCGGAGGAGTATCGCAGTCACCTCGAGGCCGTGCTCGACTGGGAGCCCGAGGGCGTGATCGACGACGGTGCCGATCTCGCCACGATTCTGCACCGCGAGCGGCCGGAGCAGGCGGCGAAGATCCGAGGGGGCTGCGAGGAGACCACCACGGGCATCCTGCGGCTTCGGGCCATGGCGCGCGAGGGCGTGCTCAGATACCCGATGCTCGCCGTCAACGACGCGCAGTGCAAGCACCTGTTCGACAATCGGTACGGTACCGGGCAGAGCGTGTGGGACGGGTTCATGCGGACCACGAACCTGATGATCGCAGGCAAGACCGTGGTCGTGGTGGGCTACGGCTGGTGCGGCAAGGGCGTGGCCATGCGCGCGCGGGGGCTCGGCGCGCAGGTGGTGGTGTGCGAGGTGGATCCCATCCGCGCGGTGGAGGCGGTGATGGAAGGGTTCCGGGTGATGCCGATTCGCGAGGCGGCCGAGATCGGCGACATCTTCATCGCGGTCACGGGCAACAAGGCGGTCATTTCGCGGGACGCGATGGAGCGGATGAAGGATGGGGCCATTCTCGGCAACGCGGGCCATTTCGACGTCGAGGTGGACAAGGCCGCGCTCGCCGATCTCGCCGTGGAGGTGCGCACCGCCCGCCCGAACGTGGACGAGTATCGACTGGCCGATGGGCGCAGGTTGTACCTCATCGCCGAAGGCAGGCTCGTCAATCTCGCGGCTGGAGACGGCCACCCGGTCGAGGTGATGGACATGACGTTCGCGCTTCAGGCGCTCGGCCTGCGCGAAGTCATGACGAAGTCGTACCCGCCCGGGTTGCACGCCATCCCGGCGCATATGGATGAAGAGGTGGCGCGCATGCGGCTTTCGACGTGGGGTATGGAGATCGACGAGTTGACCGAGGCGCAGAAGCGGTATCTGGCGAGTTGGAACGCTTGA
- a CDS encoding gamma-glutamyl-gamma-aminobutyrate hydrolase family protein: MGRLTRPLIGLTGSHELRQSAVPGVPLQAVMLTDDYARGVERAGGLPVVLPYLADEESAIELGMRLDGLVLTGGNDVDPNLYGQEPLQGLGTLEPERDRLEMLLVQVMRREQKPVLGICRGMQMLNVALGGTLYQDLPRQWKGKIQHSQKAPRNAYAHTVKLKPGSRVAQCYGKTAIRVNSFHHQAVKDLAPLLKPVGWDSEGLVEAVESEGRWPIVAVQWHPENLWREDEGALALFHWLVEAAASRAADLASSGM, encoded by the coding sequence GTGGGGCGCTTGACGCGGCCGTTAATTGGACTGACGGGATCGCACGAACTGAGGCAGAGCGCGGTCCCGGGCGTACCGCTCCAGGCGGTGATGCTGACGGACGACTACGCGCGCGGCGTGGAGCGGGCCGGCGGGCTCCCGGTGGTGTTGCCGTATCTCGCGGACGAGGAGAGCGCCATTGAACTTGGCATGCGGCTCGACGGGCTCGTGCTGACGGGCGGCAACGATGTGGATCCGAACCTGTACGGGCAGGAACCGCTTCAGGGGCTGGGGACGCTCGAGCCGGAGCGAGACCGACTGGAGATGTTGCTCGTGCAGGTGATGCGGCGGGAACAGAAACCGGTGCTCGGGATTTGCCGCGGCATGCAGATGTTGAACGTGGCGCTCGGGGGCACGCTGTATCAAGATCTTCCGCGCCAGTGGAAGGGCAAGATTCAGCACAGCCAAAAAGCCCCGCGCAACGCGTACGCGCACACGGTCAAGCTGAAGCCGGGATCGCGCGTGGCGCAGTGCTACGGGAAAACCGCAATTCGCGTCAACAGCTTTCACCACCAGGCCGTGAAGGACCTGGCGCCTCTGCTCAAGCCGGTGGGGTGGGACAGCGAGGGACTGGTGGAGGCCGTGGAGTCGGAGGGGCGGTGGCCCATCGTCGCGGTGCAGTGGCACCCGGAAAATCTGTGGCGGGAGGACGAGGGCGCTCTGGCCCTCTTTCACTGGCTCGTGGAGGCAGCCGCCTCGCGCGCGGCGGACTTGGCCTCGTCCGGGATGTAG